One Streptomyces sp. NBC_00435 DNA segment encodes these proteins:
- a CDS encoding AMP-binding protein: MSENSATREFRAARDFLLSHREDPEAAYEGFVWPRPAHFNWALDWFDVIAEGNGRTALHIVEEDGSRSRHSFARLSERSDQVAGWLRAQGVRAGDRILVMLGNQVELWETALAAMKLRAVLTPATPQLGPVDLRDRIERGGVGHVIVRAADRAKFDEVPGSYTRIVVGGGRAERDAGWVAYDRSHEHAGSFEPDGPTHADDPLMLYFTSGTTSRPKLVEHTHVSYPVGHLSTMYWIGLRPGDVHLNISSPGWAKHAWSSLFAPWNAGATVFVFNYERFDAARLMAEMDGAGVTSFCAPPTVWRMLIQADLTQLRTPPREAVGAGEPLNPEVIERVRAAWGVTVRDGYGQTEMSLAIGNFPGRPLTPGSMGRPAPGFRVTLLDPVTGEPADEGEICLDLSARPVGLMAGYHGDPERTARAMAGGLYRTGDIGSRDADGCITYLGRDDDVFKASDYKISPFELESALLEHPAVAEAAVVPAPDELRLAVPKAYVVLTDGWEPGPDTAKLLFAHSRAVLAPYKRLRRLEFGALPKTVSGKIRRIELREATAAGSPAEYREENCR; this comes from the coding sequence GTGAGCGAGAACAGCGCCACGCGGGAGTTCCGGGCCGCCCGGGACTTCCTGCTGAGCCACCGGGAGGATCCGGAGGCGGCGTACGAGGGCTTCGTCTGGCCCCGGCCCGCACACTTCAACTGGGCGCTGGACTGGTTCGACGTGATCGCCGAGGGCAACGGGCGCACCGCCCTGCACATCGTGGAAGAGGACGGCAGCCGCAGCCGCCACTCCTTCGCCCGGCTGTCAGAGCGCTCCGACCAGGTCGCCGGCTGGCTGCGCGCCCAGGGCGTGCGGGCCGGCGACCGGATCCTGGTCATGCTCGGCAACCAGGTCGAACTGTGGGAGACGGCGCTCGCCGCGATGAAGCTGCGCGCCGTACTCACCCCGGCGACCCCGCAGCTCGGCCCGGTCGACCTGCGCGACCGCATCGAGCGGGGCGGGGTCGGGCACGTGATCGTACGGGCCGCGGACCGGGCGAAGTTCGACGAGGTCCCCGGCTCCTACACGCGGATCGTGGTGGGCGGCGGGCGGGCGGAGCGGGACGCGGGGTGGGTGGCGTACGACCGGTCGCACGAGCATGCCGGGAGCTTCGAGCCCGACGGACCGACGCACGCCGACGACCCCCTGATGCTCTACTTCACCTCGGGCACCACCTCGCGGCCCAAGCTCGTCGAGCACACCCACGTCTCCTACCCCGTCGGCCACTTGTCGACGATGTACTGGATCGGACTGCGGCCCGGCGACGTCCACCTGAACATCTCCTCGCCGGGCTGGGCCAAGCACGCCTGGTCCAGCCTGTTCGCACCGTGGAACGCCGGGGCCACCGTCTTCGTCTTCAACTACGAGCGCTTCGACGCCGCCCGCCTGATGGCCGAGATGGACGGGGCGGGCGTCACGAGCTTCTGCGCCCCGCCCACCGTCTGGCGCATGCTCATCCAGGCCGACCTCACCCAGCTGCGCACCCCGCCGCGCGAGGCCGTCGGTGCGGGAGAGCCGCTCAACCCCGAGGTCATCGAGCGGGTCAGGGCCGCCTGGGGAGTGACGGTGCGCGACGGGTACGGGCAGACCGAGATGAGCCTGGCCATCGGCAACTTCCCCGGCCGGCCGCTCACGCCCGGCTCCATGGGCCGGCCCGCCCCCGGCTTCCGCGTCACCCTCCTCGACCCGGTGACGGGCGAGCCGGCCGACGAGGGGGAGATCTGCCTCGACCTCTCCGCCCGCCCGGTCGGCCTGATGGCCGGCTACCACGGTGATCCGGAGCGCACCGCGCGGGCCATGGCCGGGGGCCTCTACCGCACCGGGGACATCGGCTCGCGGGACGCGGACGGGTGCATCACGTACCTCGGCCGCGACGACGACGTGTTCAAGGCCAGCGACTACAAGATCTCCCCCTTCGAGCTGGAGAGCGCGCTCCTCGAACACCCGGCGGTGGCCGAGGCGGCCGTGGTCCCCGCCCCGGACGAGCTGCGGCTCGCGGTGCCGAAGGCGTACGTCGTACTCACCGACGGCTGGGAGCCGGGGCCGGACACCGCGAAGCTGCTCTTCGCGCACTCGCGGGCGGTGCTCGCGCCCTACAAGCGGCTGCGCCGCCTGGAGTTCGGGGCGCTGCCCAAGACGGTGTCGGGCAAGATCCGCCGGATCGAGCTGCGCGAGGCGACGGCCGCCGGTTCCCCAGCGGAGTACCGCGAGGAGAACTGCCGCTGA
- the ilvC gene encoding ketol-acid reductoisomerase: MAELFYENDADLSIIQGRKVAVIGYGSQGHAHALSLRDSGVDVVVGLHEGSKSKAKAEEQGLKVLSVAEAAAWANVIMILTPDPLQAEIYAASIESHLEEGDALFFGHGFNVRYGFIKPPANVDVALVAPKGPGHLVRRQYEEGRGVPCIAAVEQDFTGSAFQLALSYAAGIGGTRAGVIKTTFTEETETDLFGEQAVLCGGASALVKAGFETLTEAGYQPEIAYFECLHELKLIVDLMYEGGLEKMRWSVSETAEWGDYITGPRIITDATKAEMKKVLAEIQSGEFANTWMAEYKAGLPKYNAYKSADEAHLLETTGKKLRKLMSWVEA; this comes from the coding sequence GTGGCCGAGCTGTTCTACGAGAACGACGCCGACCTGTCCATCATCCAGGGCCGTAAGGTCGCGGTCATCGGTTACGGCAGCCAGGGCCACGCCCACGCGCTGTCGCTGCGTGACTCCGGCGTCGACGTCGTCGTCGGCCTGCACGAGGGCTCGAAGTCCAAGGCGAAGGCGGAGGAGCAGGGCTTGAAGGTCCTGTCGGTCGCGGAGGCCGCGGCCTGGGCGAACGTGATCATGATCCTGACCCCGGACCCGCTCCAGGCCGAGATCTACGCCGCCTCGATCGAGTCGCATCTGGAGGAGGGCGACGCGCTCTTCTTCGGTCACGGTTTCAATGTTCGTTACGGGTTCATCAAGCCCCCGGCGAACGTGGATGTCGCGCTGGTCGCGCCGAAGGGTCCGGGTCACCTGGTGCGCCGCCAGTACGAGGAGGGCCGTGGTGTGCCCTGCATCGCCGCGGTGGAGCAGGACTTCACCGGTTCCGCGTTCCAGCTGGCGCTGTCGTACGCGGCGGGTATCGGTGGTACGCGTGCGGGTGTCATCAAGACCACGTTCACGGAGGAGACCGAGACCGATCTGTTCGGTGAGCAGGCTGTGCTGTGTGGTGGTGCGTCGGCGCTGGTGAAGGCTGGTTTCGAGACGCTGACCGAGGCCGGTTACCAGCCGGAGATCGCGTACTTCGAGTGCCTGCACGAGCTGAAGCTGATCGTGGACCTGATGTATGAGGGTGGTCTGGAGAAGATGCGCTGGTCGGTCTCGGAGACCGCTGAGTGGGGTGACTACATCACCGGTCCCCGGATCATCACCGATGCCACGAAGGCCGAGATGAAGAAGGTCCTCGCGGAGATCCAGAGCGGTGAGTTCGCCAACACCTGGATGGCCGAGTACAAGGCGGGTCTGCCCAAGTACAACGCGTACAAGAGCGCGGACGAGGCCCACCTGCTGGAGACCACCGGCAAGAAGCTCCGCAAGCTGATGAGCTGGGTCGAGGCGTGA
- the ilvN gene encoding acetolactate synthase small subunit, with amino-acid sequence MSTKHTLSVLVENTPGILARIAALFSRRGFNLDSVSEGTTQDPGISRLTIVVDAEVCPKEQVVKQIGKLVNVLKVVDFEPGSAITTEIALLKVRADNRTRSQIVEIVQLFRARIVDVVPESVTIEATGTTDRLAALLNMLRPYGIKELVQSGTVAIGRGARSALDSTAQDPTALHGIGPGPWRATA; translated from the coding sequence ATGTCCACCAAGCACACGCTCTCCGTCCTGGTGGAGAACACGCCCGGCATCCTCGCCCGGATCGCCGCGCTGTTCTCCCGCCGGGGCTTCAACCTCGACTCCGTGTCCGAGGGGACCACCCAGGACCCCGGCATCTCGCGGCTCACCATCGTGGTGGACGCCGAGGTCTGCCCGAAGGAGCAGGTCGTCAAGCAGATCGGCAAGCTGGTCAACGTCCTCAAGGTCGTCGACTTCGAACCCGGCTCGGCCATCACCACCGAGATCGCCCTGCTGAAGGTGCGTGCCGACAACCGGACGCGCTCGCAGATCGTCGAGATCGTCCAGCTGTTCCGCGCCAGGATCGTCGACGTCGTGCCCGAGTCCGTCACCATCGAGGCCACCGGCACCACCGACAGGCTGGCCGCCCTCCTGAACATGCTGCGGCCGTACGGCATCAAGGAGCTGGTCCAGTCCGGCACCGTCGCCATCGGGCGCGGCGCCCGCAGCGCCCTGGACTCGACCGCACAGGACCCCACCGCGCTGCACGGCATCGGGCCCGGCCCCTGGCGGGCCACCGCGTGA
- a CDS encoding acetolactate synthase large subunit: MMETTVKQYAAAVEHVTGAQSLIRSLEEVGCDTVFGIPGGAILPAYDPMMDSEKVRHILVRHEQGAGHAATGYAQATGKVGVCMATSGPGATNLVTPIADAHMDSVPLVAITGQVSSKAIGTDAFQEADIVGITMPITKHNFLVTRAEDIPRTIAEAFHIASTGRPGPVLVDIAKDALQAKTTFSWPPVMNLPGYRPVTKPHAKQIREAAKLICAAKRPVLYVGGGVMKSGATAELKVLAELTGVPVTTTLMALGSFPDSHPLHVGMPGMHGAVTAVTALQKSDLLIALGTRFDDRVTGKLDSFAPFAKVIHADIDPAEIGKNRVVDVPIVGDAREVIADLIQAVRAEHAAGNAGDYSAWWKELSRWRDTYPLGYEEPGDGTLSPQAVIRRIGELADPDTIYAAGVGQHQMWAAHFIDYDHPATWLNSGGAGTMGYGVPAAMGAKVGMPDRTVWAIDGDGCFQMTNQELTTCALNNIPIKVAIINNGALGMVRQWQTLFYNQRYSNTVLHSGPGDGIAAEGKPSGGTRVPDFVRLSEAMGCHAIRCERPEDLDRAIAEANAVNDRPVVIDFIVHEDAQVWPMVAAGTSNDEVMAARDVRPDFGDFDADARTPAGTDGREL; encoded by the coding sequence ATGATGGAGACCACCGTGAAGCAGTACGCCGCCGCAGTCGAGCACGTCACGGGCGCCCAGTCCCTCATCCGCTCTCTCGAAGAGGTGGGGTGCGACACCGTCTTCGGGATCCCGGGCGGGGCCATCCTCCCGGCGTACGACCCGATGATGGACTCGGAGAAGGTCCGTCACATCCTGGTCCGGCATGAGCAGGGGGCCGGCCATGCCGCCACCGGTTACGCGCAGGCCACGGGCAAGGTCGGCGTCTGTATGGCCACCTCGGGCCCGGGCGCCACCAACCTCGTCACCCCGATCGCCGACGCGCACATGGACTCCGTGCCGCTCGTCGCGATCACCGGCCAGGTCTCCTCCAAGGCGATCGGCACCGACGCCTTCCAGGAGGCGGACATCGTCGGCATCACGATGCCGATCACCAAGCACAACTTCCTGGTGACCCGGGCGGAGGACATCCCGCGGACGATCGCCGAGGCCTTCCACATCGCCTCGACCGGCCGTCCCGGCCCGGTCCTGGTCGACATCGCCAAGGACGCCCTGCAGGCGAAGACCACCTTCTCGTGGCCTCCGGTGATGAACCTTCCGGGCTACCGGCCGGTCACCAAGCCGCACGCCAAGCAGATCCGGGAGGCGGCCAAGCTGATCTGCGCGGCGAAGCGTCCGGTGCTGTATGTCGGCGGCGGTGTGATGAAGTCCGGTGCGACGGCCGAGCTGAAGGTGCTGGCCGAGCTGACGGGTGTTCCGGTCACCACCACGCTGATGGCGCTGGGTTCCTTCCCCGACAGCCACCCGCTGCACGTGGGCATGCCGGGCATGCACGGCGCGGTCACGGCGGTCACCGCGCTGCAGAAGTCGGACCTGCTGATCGCGCTGGGCACGCGCTTCGACGACCGGGTCACGGGCAAGCTGGACAGCTTCGCCCCGTTCGCCAAGGTCATCCACGCGGACATCGACCCGGCCGAGATCGGCAAGAACCGCGTCGTCGACGTCCCGATCGTCGGTGACGCCCGCGAGGTCATCGCCGACCTGATCCAGGCGGTGCGGGCCGAGCACGCCGCCGGCAACGCCGGCGACTACTCCGCCTGGTGGAAGGAGCTCAGCCGCTGGCGGGACACCTACCCGCTCGGCTACGAGGAGCCGGGCGACGGCACCCTGTCGCCGCAGGCGGTCATCCGGCGCATCGGTGAACTCGCCGACCCGGACACCATCTACGCGGCGGGCGTCGGCCAGCACCAGATGTGGGCGGCTCACTTCATCGACTACGACCACCCCGCCACCTGGCTCAACTCGGGCGGCGCCGGAACCATGGGCTACGGGGTCCCGGCCGCGATGGGCGCCAAGGTCGGGATGCCGGACCGCACGGTCTGGGCGATCGACGGTGACGGCTGCTTCCAGATGACCAATCAGGAACTGACCACCTGCGCGCTGAACAACATCCCGATCAAGGTCGCGATCATCAACAACGGCGCCCTGGGCATGGTCCGCCAGTGGCAGACCCTGTTCTACAACCAGCGCTACTCCAACACCGTGCTGCACAGCGGCCCCGGGGACGGGATCGCGGCGGAGGGGAAGCCGAGCGGCGGCACCCGCGTCCCGGACTTCGTCCGGCTGTCCGAGGCCATGGGCTGCCACGCGATCCGCTGCGAGCGCCCGGAGGACCTGGACCGGGCCATCGCCGAGGCCAACGCGGTCAACGACCGCCCGGTCGTGATCGATTTCATCGTCCACGAGGACGCCCAGGTGTGGCCGATGGTCGCCGCCGGCACCTCGAACGACGAGGTCATGGCCGCCCGGGACGTCCGCCCCGACTTCGGCGACTTCGACGCCGATGCCCGTACGCCTGCCGGCACGGACGGCCGAGAGCTCTAG
- a CDS encoding dihydrolipoamide acetyltransferase family protein: protein MTIREFKMPDVGEGLTEAEILKWYVQPGDTVTDGQVVCEVETAKAAVELPIPFDGVVHALHFEEGVTADVGQVIIAVRTGAADKAPADQVPVDGAPVDGAPAVAEAGTGAPVARQPVLVGYGVSTASTKRRPRKAAPQVAVATRNGTATPAAASSTARALAKPPVRKLARDLGIALETVPATGPDGIVTRADVHAAATRAPEPAAAPVPDRAPVPASVPASAPASAPAPAPAPAPAPASAGSRVTRIPVKGVRRATAQAMVASAFSAPHVTEFVTVDVTRTMKLVEELRQDEEMRGLRVNPLLLIARALVVAVKRNPEINAAWDEVNQEIVIKHDINLGIAAATPRGLIVPNIKDAHAKALPRLAADLAELVSTAKEGRTSPAAMTGGTVTITNVGVFGIDTGTPILNPGESAILAVGAIRLRPWVHHGKVKPRHVMTLALSFDHRLVDGELGSKVLADVAALLERPRRFVTWAS from the coding sequence GTGACCATCCGCGAATTCAAGATGCCCGATGTGGGCGAGGGCCTCACCGAGGCCGAGATCCTCAAGTGGTACGTCCAGCCGGGTGACACGGTCACCGACGGGCAGGTCGTGTGCGAGGTCGAGACGGCGAAGGCGGCCGTCGAGCTGCCGATCCCCTTCGACGGGGTCGTGCACGCACTCCACTTCGAAGAGGGTGTCACGGCCGATGTCGGCCAGGTCATCATCGCGGTCCGGACCGGCGCGGCGGACAAAGCCCCGGCGGACCAAGTCCCGGTGGACGGCGCCCCGGTGGACGGCGCCCCGGCGGTGGCCGAGGCCGGCACCGGGGCACCGGTGGCCCGACAGCCCGTTCTGGTCGGCTACGGGGTGTCGACCGCGTCGACGAAGCGCCGCCCGCGCAAGGCCGCGCCACAGGTGGCGGTCGCCACGCGGAACGGCACGGCCACCCCGGCCGCCGCTTCGAGCACGGCCCGCGCACTGGCGAAGCCGCCGGTCCGCAAGCTTGCCCGGGATCTGGGCATCGCCCTGGAGACGGTCCCCGCTACGGGGCCGGACGGGATCGTCACCCGTGCGGACGTCCACGCGGCGGCGACCCGCGCCCCGGAACCGGCCGCGGCTCCCGTACCCGACCGTGCACCCGTACCCGCTTCCGTACCCGCTTCCGCACCCGCTTCCGCACCCGCTCCCGCACCCGCTCCCGCACCCGCTCCCGCGTCCGCCGGCTCCAGGGTGACCCGCATCCCCGTCAAGGGCGTACGCCGGGCCACGGCGCAGGCGATGGTGGCCAGCGCCTTCTCCGCGCCGCACGTCACCGAGTTCGTGACGGTCGACGTGACGCGGACGATGAAGCTGGTCGAGGAGCTCAGACAGGACGAGGAGATGCGGGGCCTGCGGGTGAACCCGCTCCTGCTCATCGCCCGGGCCCTGGTCGTCGCGGTCAAGCGCAACCCGGAGATCAACGCCGCCTGGGACGAGGTGAACCAGGAGATCGTGATCAAGCACGACATCAACCTGGGCATCGCGGCCGCGACCCCGCGCGGTCTGATCGTGCCGAACATCAAGGACGCGCACGCCAAGGCGCTGCCCCGGCTGGCCGCGGATCTGGCCGAGTTGGTGTCCACGGCCAAGGAGGGCAGGACGTCCCCCGCGGCCATGACGGGCGGCACGGTCACGATCACCAACGTCGGTGTCTTCGGCATCGACACCGGCACGCCCATCCTGAACCCGGGCGAGTCCGCGATCCTCGCGGTCGGCGCGATCAGGCTCCGGCCGTGGGTGCACCACGGCAAGGTCAAGCCGCGCCACGTGATGACCCTCGCGCTCTCCTTCGACCACCGGCTGGTCGACGGCGAGCTCGGCTCGAAGGTGCTGGCGGACGTGGCCGCACTCCTGGAACGCCCCCGGCGATTCGTCACCTGGGCCTCATGA
- a CDS encoding alpha-ketoacid dehydrogenase subunit beta has translation MTTLTITEPTGGTLPAARNLPLGRAINEALRAALEQDPKVLIMGEDVGRLGGVFRITDGLQKDFGEERVMDTPLAESGIVGTAIGLALRGYRPVVEIQFDGFVFPGYDQIVTQLAKMHARSLGKVRLPVVIRIPYGGGIGAVEHHSESPEALFAHVPGLKVVSPANASDAYWMLRQAIEGDDPVIFFEPKRRYYEKGEVDHAPVRPLHTARVVREGRDATLVGYGPTVKTCLDSAAEAERDGHQLEVIDLRSISPIDFDSVADSVRRTGRLVVVHEAPVFFGAGAEIAARITERCFHHLEAPVLRVGGYHAPYPPARLEDEYLPGLDRVLDAVDRSLAY, from the coding sequence ATGACCACCCTGACCATCACCGAGCCGACGGGCGGCACGCTCCCCGCGGCGCGGAACCTGCCCCTGGGACGGGCCATCAACGAGGCGTTGCGCGCCGCCCTGGAGCAGGACCCGAAGGTCCTGATCATGGGCGAGGACGTGGGCAGGCTGGGCGGCGTCTTCCGCATCACCGACGGGCTGCAGAAGGACTTCGGCGAGGAGCGGGTCATGGACACCCCGCTCGCCGAGTCGGGCATCGTCGGCACCGCGATCGGGCTGGCCCTGCGCGGGTACCGGCCGGTCGTGGAGATCCAGTTCGACGGGTTCGTCTTCCCCGGGTACGACCAGATCGTCACACAGCTCGCGAAGATGCACGCCCGCTCGCTGGGCAAGGTCCGGCTGCCCGTCGTCATCCGTATCCCCTACGGCGGCGGGATCGGGGCCGTCGAACACCATTCGGAGTCCCCCGAGGCGCTGTTCGCGCACGTCCCGGGCCTGAAGGTGGTCTCGCCGGCGAACGCCTCGGACGCCTACTGGATGCTCCGCCAGGCCATCGAGGGCGACGATCCGGTGATCTTCTTCGAGCCCAAGCGGCGCTACTACGAGAAGGGCGAGGTCGACCACGCTCCCGTACGTCCCCTGCACACCGCACGCGTCGTGCGCGAGGGCCGGGACGCCACGCTCGTCGGGTACGGGCCCACGGTCAAGACCTGCCTGGACAGCGCGGCCGAGGCCGAGCGCGACGGCCACCAGCTCGAAGTGATCGACCTGCGCTCCATCTCACCCATCGACTTCGACTCGGTCGCCGACTCCGTGCGCCGCACCGGACGCCTCGTCGTGGTCCATGAGGCACCCGTCTTCTTCGGAGCCGGGGCCGAGATCGCCGCTCGCATCACGGAGCGGTGCTTCCACCATTTGGAGGCGCCCGTGTTGCGGGTGGGCGGTTACCACGCCCCGTACCCGCCGGCCCGTCTGGAGGACGAGTACCTGCCCGGCCTGGACAGGGTGCTCGACGCAGTCGACCGCTCGCTGGCGTACTGA
- the pdhA gene encoding pyruvate dehydrogenase (acetyl-transferring) E1 component subunit alpha, with product MGTADTARSLAGTEGGTAGRRLPAPDAVQLLTPDGRRVAHPDYDVELTPEELRGLYRDMVLARRVDAEGVTLQRQGELGLWPSLLGQEAAQVGSARALRDTDHAFPSYRDHGVALCRGVDPLKLLAMFRGVNNGGWDPVENNFHLYTLVIGSQALHATGYAMGVAKDGAGTGVIAYFGDGATSQGDVSEAFNFAAVYDAPVVFFCQNNQWAISEPTEKQSRVPIHRRAAGFGFPGVRVDGNDVLACLAVTRAALARARDGGGPTLVEAYTYRMGAHTTSDDPTKYRDPAEVEEWAGRDPIARLKAHLLDNQWAGPDFLDEVDREGEETARRLREQVRTMPSPDAEAIFEHVYADPHALVEEERTAFRHYEASFAAPGGK from the coding sequence ATGGGAACCGCAGACACGGCGCGAAGCCTCGCGGGCACGGAAGGAGGAACGGCCGGCCGGCGGCTGCCGGCGCCCGACGCGGTGCAGTTGCTGACCCCGGACGGCCGGCGCGTCGCACATCCCGACTACGACGTCGAGCTCACGCCCGAAGAGCTCCGCGGGCTCTACCGGGACATGGTGCTGGCCCGCCGGGTGGACGCCGAGGGAGTCACCCTGCAACGGCAGGGCGAACTCGGGCTGTGGCCCTCCCTGCTCGGCCAGGAGGCCGCGCAGGTCGGCTCCGCCCGGGCCCTTCGCGACACCGACCACGCCTTCCCGAGCTACCGCGACCACGGCGTCGCCCTGTGCCGCGGCGTGGACCCGCTGAAGCTGCTGGCCATGTTCCGCGGGGTGAACAACGGCGGATGGGACCCGGTCGAGAACAACTTCCACCTCTACACCCTGGTCATCGGATCCCAGGCGCTGCACGCCACCGGATACGCCATGGGCGTGGCCAAGGACGGTGCGGGGACCGGCGTCATCGCGTACTTCGGTGACGGCGCCACCAGCCAGGGCGACGTCAGCGAGGCCTTCAACTTCGCCGCCGTCTACGACGCCCCCGTGGTGTTCTTCTGCCAGAACAACCAGTGGGCCATCTCGGAGCCCACCGAGAAGCAGAGCCGGGTGCCCATCCACCGCCGGGCGGCGGGCTTCGGCTTCCCCGGCGTCCGCGTGGACGGCAACGACGTGCTCGCCTGCCTCGCCGTCACCAGGGCCGCGCTCGCCCGGGCCCGCGACGGAGGCGGTCCCACGCTCGTGGAGGCGTACACCTACCGGATGGGCGCACACACCACGTCCGACGACCCCACGAAGTACCGCGACCCCGCCGAGGTCGAGGAATGGGCGGGCCGGGACCCGATCGCCCGGCTGAAGGCACACCTGCTGGACAACCAGTGGGCCGGCCCGGACTTCCTCGACGAGGTGGACCGCGAGGGCGAGGAGACGGCACGGCGGCTGCGCGAGCAGGTGCGCACCATGCCCTCCCCCGACGCCGAGGCCATCTTCGAGCACGTCTACGCCGACCCGCACGCCCTGGTCGAAGAGGAACGCACCGCGTTCCGCCACTACGAGGCGTCCTTCGCCGCCCCCGGAGGGAAGTGA
- a CDS encoding acyltransferase family protein: protein MTTESLLATGGPATAPDTGPGTATPADPAPPASTGPARVSRLPTLTGLRFPAALLVFGFHAVLPFASIRLFADHGVERGIYSALGGVAGLTMPFWFMLSGFILIWSARAGDTAKAFWRRRYAKIVPPYIVAWVLALVLVEGLDGSSTTPAQGFLTLFMLQSWVPDVPTNFAVNNVSWSLSTEAFFYLAFPLMYLVLKRIRANHLKYWIGGVIAAVALTPLLTYALIPVGTSVVPNEPSQSANYFWFAYVFPPGRLLDFALGMLVGRAVVLGRWRNIGMIWSGVLLAISYGLALTVPWLYGLRIVCIVPAALLIAAGAIADNEGRFTLFRNRAMVWLGEISFAFYLVHFTVLEYTRSLLGDRLFSTPAALGILAGELAAGVLLAWALFAWVERPLTRRWSRSRKKSSGRTKP, encoded by the coding sequence ATGACCACAGAGAGCCTCCTCGCGACAGGAGGACCCGCCACCGCGCCCGACACCGGGCCCGGCACCGCCACGCCCGCCGACCCCGCGCCCCCCGCCAGTACCGGGCCCGCCCGTGTCAGCCGGCTCCCCACCCTGACCGGACTGCGCTTCCCGGCCGCCCTGCTGGTGTTCGGCTTCCACGCGGTACTGCCGTTCGCCAGCATCCGGCTGTTCGCCGACCACGGCGTGGAGCGGGGCATCTACTCGGCCCTGGGCGGCGTGGCAGGGCTGACCATGCCCTTCTGGTTCATGCTCAGCGGGTTCATCCTGATCTGGTCCGCCCGTGCCGGAGACACGGCCAAGGCCTTCTGGCGGCGGCGCTACGCCAAGATCGTGCCGCCGTACATCGTGGCGTGGGTGCTGGCCCTGGTCCTGGTCGAGGGGCTCGACGGATCGAGCACCACGCCCGCGCAGGGGTTCCTCACGCTCTTCATGCTCCAGTCGTGGGTACCGGACGTCCCCACCAACTTCGCCGTGAACAACGTGAGCTGGTCGCTGTCCACCGAGGCCTTCTTCTACCTGGCCTTCCCGCTGATGTACCTGGTGCTCAAGCGGATCCGGGCGAACCACCTCAAGTACTGGATCGGCGGCGTCATAGCGGCCGTCGCCCTGACTCCGCTGCTCACCTACGCCCTCATCCCCGTCGGCACCTCCGTCGTGCCCAACGAGCCCTCGCAGTCGGCCAACTACTTCTGGTTCGCCTACGTCTTCCCGCCCGGCCGCCTGCTGGACTTCGCCCTGGGCATGCTCGTGGGCCGGGCCGTGGTCCTCGGCCGCTGGCGCAACATCGGCATGATCTGGTCGGGCGTGCTGCTCGCGATCTCGTACGGGCTCGCCCTGACCGTGCCCTGGCTCTACGGGCTGCGCATCGTCTGCATCGTCCCCGCCGCCCTGCTCATCGCGGCCGGCGCCATCGCCGACAACGAGGGACGCTTCACGCTCTTCAGGAACCGGGCGATGGTCTGGCTCGGCGAGATCTCCTTCGCCTTCTACCTCGTGCACTTCACGGTGCTGGAGTACACCCGCAGCCTGCTCGGCGACCGCCTCTTCAGCACGCCGGCCGCCCTCGGGATCCTCGCCGGCGAACTGGCCGCCGGGGTGCTGCTCGCCTGGGCGCTGTTCGCCTGGGTGGAGCGCCCGCTGACCCGCCGCTGGTCGCGCTCGCGCAAGAAATCCTCCGGCCGGACGAAGCCGTGA